A genomic window from Eriocheir sinensis breed Jianghai 21 chromosome 9, ASM2467909v1, whole genome shotgun sequence includes:
- the LOC126995947 gene encoding galactose-3-O-sulfotransferase 2-like codes for MMRVGQFLRLRAWRCRALLAVMVTAALLFGALLMDGKRPDVATRPVWMAAGNCTPRTNIAFLKSHKCASSAIQNILFRYGLKHNLYFALPDRGNYFGGGRQNFKAEMVRLSVLNKMEPNIFAIHTKWDHDEVRKVMPEDTVYFTIVREPSALFQSLFVYSDFEKKKGMTIDEFVREVAVDAERVSHYIGYNQMTWDFGMPKKNLNNITAVREMVARAEDQFGLVVVAERMEESLVLLAKYLCWELSDMVVLRLNSLRDELKQPLSPATRQLLQQKLAPDYLVYRHFVERFERQVEAFGRARMAAAVTRLREMKALLSDTCGFVRTEATKLNNALRPWSNLVDGFADDGGSGCSLYILPELRFIEKLRKKQMKEVIKRFGMQPGPPLDAIPLAIGQDGKVSEKDLENLKKTLVHKDNTRKKISGKRATGPGGKYMAASDGGGGGGGSGVVGGDPNGAGGDGNGDGGGA; via the exons ATGATGCGTGTGGGACAGTTCCTGAGGCTGCGGGCGTGGCGCTGCAGGGCGCTGTTGGCTGTGATGGTCACGGCGGCGCTGCTGTTCGGCGCCCTGCTCATGGACGGGAAGCGTCCTGACGTTGCCACAAG GCCGGTGTGGATGGCGGCCGGGAACTGCACGCCGCGGACCAACATTGCCTTCCTCAAGAGCCACAAGTGTGCTTCCTCCGCTATCCAG AACATCCTCTTCCGCTACGGCCTCAAGCACAACCTCTACTTCGCTCTGCCGGACAGAGGGAACTACTTCGGCGGCGGACGACAAAACTTCAAGGCCGAGATGGTGAGGTTGTCGGTCCTCAACAAGATGGAGCCGAACATCTTCGCCATACACACCAAGTGGGACCACGACGAG GTGAGGAAGGTGATGCCTGAGGACACCGTCTACTTCACCATCGTCAGGGAACCCTCGGCGCTTTTCCAGTCGCTCTTTGTCTACTCGGATTTTGAG AAGAAGAAAGGCATGACGATAGACGAGTTCGTGAGGGAGGTGGCGGTGGACGCAGAGAGAGTCTCCCACTACATCGGCTACAACCAAATGACGTGGGACTTTGGGATGCCGAAGAAGAACCTCAACAACATCACTGCCGTCCGTGAAATG GTGGCGCGCGCGGAGGACCAGTtcgggctggtggtggtggctgagagGATGGAGGAGTCGCTGGTGCTGCTGGCCAAGTACCTGTGCTGGGAGCTGAGCGACATGGTGGTGCTGCGCCTCAACTCCCTCAGGGACGAG CTAAAGCAGCCGCTGTCGCCGGCGACGCGGCAGCTGCTGCAGCAGAAGCTCGCCCCGGACTACCTGGTGTACCGACACTTCGTGGAGAGGTTCGAGCGGCAAGTGGAGGCGTTCGGGCGGGCGaggatggcggcggcggtgacgcgGCTGCGGGAGATGAAGGCACTGCTCTCGGACACCTGCGGCTTCGTCAGGACGGAAGCGACCAAGCTAAACAACGCGCTGAGGCCGTGGTCtaacctg GTGGACGGTTTCGCggatgatggaggaagtggaTGCAGCCTCTACATCCTGCCGGAGCTGCGGTTCATTGAGAAGCTGAGgaagaaacagatgaaggaagttaTAAAGAG GTTCGGGATGCAGCCGGGACCGCCCCTGGACGCCATTCCCTTAGCGATCGGCCAAGACGGGAAGGTCAGCGAAAAGGACTTGGAGAACCTGAAGAAGACGCTGGTTCACAAGGACAACACGAGGAAGAAGATAAGCGGAAAAAGGGCGACGGGACCAGGTGGAAAATATATGGCTGcgagtgacggtggtggcggcggcggcggtagcggtgttgttggtggtgatccgaatggtgctggtggtgatggtaatggtgatggtggtggggcgtga
- the LOC126996318 gene encoding uncharacterized protein LOC126996318 produces the protein MSTRIVNMQCELSLPPLVERIYSNVTRLTVKCLHLPHLSPHYSQLIRMSLGPARPVPPILPAGRTLIRAVSSLIRSLDLDVRAADVPPGPPPWMLPTPEVSLTPTSKSDPPPLQLQLALEHVATVTSSIAAPRRLYTDGSLQSDGAAGCAVFSPDLEPPPGGWVGRRLHDHSSSTLSDRLAKEACCLPPRGDARPLSLPCNLSRVRSAAFLPARRRRDTEKPHSITINHYEAVCRHKYSYRRRGLMVRRHNVVSARLRLGYRPPWQVAGVEGEPVFTECRLCRSPLSNTIEHYCLACPTVRGLLPQGQPLDAVCRHLLNHDSLDVILVRHPRFGGFS, from the exons ATGTCTACAAGGATTGTAAACATGCAATGCGAGTTAAGTCTTCCACCCTTGGTCGAGAGAATTTATTCCAATGTTACTCGCCTCACTGTTAAGTGCCTCCATCTCCCACATCTCTCGCCCCACTACTCGCAGCTGATCAGGATGTCGCTTGGACCCGCTCGACCTGTTCCTCCTATCTTGCCCGCAGGTCGTACCCTTATTCGAGCTGTCTCTTCCTTGATTCGCAGTCTTGATTTGGATGTCCGTGCTGCTGACGTGCCCCCTGGCCCGCCCCCGTGGATGTTGCCAACGCCAGAGGTCAGCTTAACTCCTACATCCAAGTCGGACCCGCCTCCCCTACAGCTGCAGTTGGCCCTGGAACACGTAGCGACAGTGACGTCCTCCATCGCAGCTCCACGCCGTCTCTACACTGACGGGTCACTGCAATCGGACGGTGCAGCTGGTTGTGCGGTTTTCTCACCTGACTTGGAGCCGCCTCCTGGGGGTTGGGTTGGCCGTCGCCTCCATGACCACTCCAGCTCCACATTAt CTGACCGCCTTGCCAAGGAAGCCTGCTGCCTACCTCCACGTGGTGATGcccgtcctctctccctgccctgcaacctctccagagtCCGCTCCGCCGCCTTTCTTCCTGCACGGCGTCGTAGGGATACAGAGAAGCCTCACAGCATCACCATCAACCACTATGAGGCCGTCTGCCGCCACAAGTACTCGTACCGTCGCCGGGGCCTCATGGTTCGGAGACACAATGTTGTTTCCGCACGTCTGCGGTTAGGCTACCGTCCACCGTGGCAGGTCGCCGGAGTGGAGGGGGAGCCTGTGTTCACCGAATGTCGCCTGTGCCGCTCACCGCTGTCAAACACCATCGAACACTACTGCCTGGCCTGCCCCACTGTTCGTGGATTGCTACCCCAGGGACAGCCGCTGGATGCTGTCTGCCGCCACCTCCTGAACCACGACTCTCTTGATGTAATCCTGGTGCGCCACCCTCGATTTGGGGGGTtttcatag
- the LOC126996287 gene encoding galactose-3-O-sulfotransferase 4-like, with the protein MAQLMDVAQNPVTERWAGQPPSQGPEWMAPRNCTPRTNIGFLKSHKCASTAIQNILFRYGHKHNLHFALPKIGNYFGGGRRSFKAEMVSLSPLNKVKPNIFAIHTRWDHDEVRPAAATLCLSWCTCCFNSGVRKVMPKDTVYFTIVRKPSALFQSLFSYAKLEKRTGLSLEEFVKRVSADAKRDRGVWGYNQMAWDLGMSEEQINNLTAAREMVARAEDQFGLVLVAERMEESLVLLVEYLCWELSDVLVLRLNSLRSELKQPLSAATRQLLQQKLAPDYLVYRHFAEKFERQVEEFGRTRMAEAVVRLRELTALLVDTCCFITKEATKIKGSLRPWSDQVCVIHHGLT; encoded by the exons ATGGCTCAGCTCATGGACGTTGCACAAAACCCTGTTACCGAAAGATGGGCGGGACAGCCTCCCTCCCAAGGGCCGGAATGGATGGCACCCAGAAACTGCACGCCACGCACCAACATAGGCTTCCTCAAGAGCCACAAGTGTGCCTCCACCGCCATCCAG AACATCCTCTTCCGCTACGGCCACAAGCACAACCTCCACTTCGCGCTGCCGAAAATAGGGAACTACTTCGGCGGTGGACGGCGGAGCTTCAAGGCCGAAATGGTGAGCTTGTCGCCCCTCAACAAGGTGAAGCCGAACATCTTCGCCATACACACCAGGTGGGACCACGACGAGGTACGTCCCGCTGCCGCTACCCTCTGCCTCTCTTGGTGCACATGTTGTTTTAATAGTGGT GTGAGGAAGGTGATGCCTAAGGACACCGTCTACTTCACCATCGTCAGGAAACCCTCGGCGCTCTTCCAGTCGCTCTTTAGCTACGCAAAGCTTGAGAAG AGGACTGGTCTAAGTCTGGAAGAGTTTGTGAAAAGGGTGTCCGCTGATGCTAAGAGGGACCGCGGTGTGTGGGGCTACAACCAGATGGCGTGGGATTTGGGGATGTCAGAAGAACAGATAAACAACCTTACCGCTGCACGTGAAATG GTGGCGCGCGCGGAGGACCAGTTCGGGCTGGTGCTGGTGGCTGAAAGGATGGAGGAGTCGCTGGTGCTGCTGGTCGAGTACCTGTGCTGGGAACTCAGCGACGTGCTGGTGCTGCGCCTCAACTCCCTCAGGAGCGAG CTGAAGCAGCCGCTGTCGGCGGCGACGCGGCAGCTGCTGCAGCAGAAGCTCGCCCCGGACTACCTGGTGTACCGACACTTCGCGGAGAAGTTCGAGCGGCAGGTAGAGGAGTTCGGGCGGACAAGGATggcggaggcggtggtgaggCTGCGGGAGCTGACGGCACTCCTCGTGGACACCTGCTGCTTCATCACGAAGGAAGCGACAAAGATAAAGGGCTCGCTGCGGCCGTGGTCTGACcaggtgtgtgtaattcaccatggtctgacttGA